From Candidatus Methylomirabilota bacterium, the proteins below share one genomic window:
- a CDS encoding TonB-dependent receptor, with protein sequence MVSTIFKNAILTAALTGLLIGVAWAQEKSTEKKIGEEEEIVQLPTVVVRGTRLLEFPLDLRRFPGQVRETTAEEIETSEAHTVPEVIKTEPGVTLYNNTGNPYEPTFDMRGFSGAPVTTTTVILDGVRVNNPDFNFVNWDLIPVKDLQGIQVLPGTASVFGKNALAGVVNLQTKRGGPVPEAKVEVAGGSFGRQRYRGSFGGPVGGFDYYLGFTQDFEDGFRDNSDSDVRQLFVKVGRPIPSLGTDITLSYLYVDDHLEQPGTLPEEGIPGVCPSINIDRTANCTPGDFADRMLNQGTLNLRQELPAGFSVALNGFVRDLDQESFDRFLSGGTNEILLDILTGGATVQVIHEATPFDRPNLFVAGMEYASSDFDSSDSGTFPSRTETDEQVLGFFFQDSLDLIPEVLILSAGGRYDYDQIDFTDQLVPTRDRVRTFERFNPMAGLTWIASETDPDVVVYFSYSEGFRTPTVNELFAFAPFSSNPDLEPATSRTFELGTRTRMGEHFDGTLALFQTDVKDEILFVPTGLFTGLNENVDETRRRGIELTLRGQYDGVVDGFLNYSYIKATFETDALLISGLAREGNDIPLVPRNRLGLGINVYPIEGLTFSLTGLYVSEQFLSGDAANVIKPLDAYGVMNGRVSYRRGPLTLFLQGNNITDAEYEVWGIPSRGTRFLMPAPGANFLAGAILEFSGFYE encoded by the coding sequence ATGGTTTCCACGATTTTCAAGAATGCGATCCTGACGGCAGCACTCACAGGGTTATTGATCGGGGTGGCCTGGGCCCAGGAGAAATCAACGGAGAAAAAAATAGGCGAGGAAGAGGAAATTGTTCAACTCCCGACGGTGGTCGTCCGGGGCACTCGGCTGCTCGAGTTTCCCCTGGATCTCCGCCGGTTTCCGGGCCAGGTCCGGGAGACGACCGCAGAGGAGATCGAAACCTCAGAGGCACACACGGTCCCTGAGGTTATTAAGACCGAGCCCGGGGTTACCCTGTACAACAACACCGGGAATCCGTATGAACCCACCTTTGATATGCGAGGCTTCAGCGGCGCACCGGTGACAACGACCACCGTGATCCTCGACGGGGTCCGCGTCAACAACCCCGATTTCAACTTTGTCAATTGGGATCTGATCCCGGTGAAAGATCTGCAAGGGATCCAGGTCCTTCCTGGGACTGCGTCCGTCTTTGGAAAGAACGCGTTGGCTGGGGTCGTCAACCTCCAGACCAAGCGGGGAGGACCGGTGCCCGAGGCCAAGGTCGAGGTGGCCGGCGGCAGTTTTGGACGCCAGCGATACCGGGGAAGTTTCGGCGGCCCCGTCGGGGGCTTCGACTACTATCTTGGATTTACGCAAGACTTCGAGGATGGTTTCCGGGATAACTCCGACTCCGATGTGAGACAGCTCTTTGTCAAGGTGGGCCGCCCGATTCCTTCCCTGGGGACCGACATCACCCTCTCCTACCTCTATGTCGACGATCATCTGGAGCAACCTGGCACGCTGCCGGAAGAAGGTATTCCGGGGGTGTGCCCCAGCATCAACATAGATCGCACGGCGAACTGCACCCCGGGAGACTTCGCAGATCGTATGCTCAACCAAGGGACCCTCAATCTTCGGCAGGAACTTCCGGCCGGCTTCTCCGTTGCGCTCAACGGCTTTGTCCGCGACCTGGACCAGGAGAGCTTCGACAGGTTCCTCTCTGGCGGCACAAATGAGATCTTACTCGACATTCTCACGGGTGGCGCTACTGTTCAGGTGATACACGAGGCCACCCCCTTTGATCGCCCGAACCTCTTCGTTGCAGGCATGGAGTACGCGAGTAGTGATTTTGACAGTAGTGATTCCGGCACGTTCCCCTCCAGGACGGAGACCGACGAACAGGTCCTGGGCTTCTTTTTTCAGGACAGTCTCGACCTGATTCCGGAGGTCCTCATCCTGAGCGCCGGCGGGCGCTACGACTATGACCAGATTGACTTTACCGACCAGCTCGTCCCCACGAGGGATCGCGTCCGAACCTTCGAGCGATTCAATCCCATGGCCGGATTGACCTGGATTGCGTCGGAGACTGACCCAGATGTTGTGGTCTACTTCAGTTACTCGGAAGGATTCCGCACCCCCACGGTGAATGAACTTTTCGCTTTTGCCCCCTTTTCCTCGAACCCGGACCTGGAGCCGGCCACATCCCGCACCTTTGAGCTGGGGACACGGACCCGCATGGGCGAGCATTTTGATGGAACACTGGCGCTTTTTCAGACCGATGTGAAAGATGAGATCTTGTTCGTGCCCACCGGTCTGTTCACTGGGTTGAATGAGAACGTGGATGAGACTCGGCGTCGCGGGATTGAGCTGACGCTGCGGGGACAATACGACGGCGTGGTGGACGGATTTCTCAACTATTCCTACATCAAGGCGACCTTCGAGACTGACGCGTTATTAATCTCGGGGCTGGCCCGCGAAGGAAACGACATCCCCCTCGTCCCGCGGAATCGTCTGGGCCTCGGGATTAACGTCTATCCGATCGAGGGCCTGACCTTTTCGCTCACCGGACTCTATGTGAGTGAGCAGTTTCTGTCGGGGGACGCGGCGAATGTCATCAAGCCGTTGGATGCCTATGGCGTCATGAATGGGCGAGTGAGTTATCGGCGAGGGCCGCTCACCCTCTTCCTGCAGGGGAATAACATCACGGATGCCGAATACGAGGTGTGGGGTATCCCTTCCCGTGGGACGCGCTTTTTGATGCCAGCGCCTGGTGCCAACTTTTTGGCAGGCGCGATCCTCGAATTTTCGGGGTTCTACGAATAG
- a CDS encoding ABC transporter ATP-binding protein, with translation MKAVEVDDLRFSYRNGRVLDGISLTVESGEILGVIGPNSAGKTTLLRLLSRVLVAEEGTISLFGRDVNALTKREVARTVAVVPQEFQVAFSFTVEQVVAMGRYPHARGIGLETAEDHQTTERAMDETGTAHLAAKYLDQLSSGEKQRVVIARALAQHPRLLLLDEPTAHLDLSHQVEILGLLKRLKSEGGLTIILVSHDLNAAAAVSDRLVLLKEGTVLTAGLPEEVMRPEILEKAYGCAVWIDTDPETGKIRILPRF, from the coding sequence ATGAAAGCGGTCGAAGTTGACGATCTGCGCTTTAGCTATCGCAATGGGCGCGTCTTGGATGGGATTTCGTTAACCGTCGAGTCGGGTGAAATCTTGGGAGTGATCGGGCCCAACAGTGCAGGCAAGACGACCCTGTTGCGACTTCTCAGTCGAGTTCTCGTTGCGGAGGAGGGGACGATTTCGCTCTTTGGCCGAGACGTCAACGCCCTCACTAAACGGGAGGTCGCGCGAACCGTGGCCGTGGTCCCCCAGGAATTTCAGGTGGCCTTTTCCTTTACGGTGGAGCAGGTCGTCGCCATGGGGCGATACCCGCACGCTCGGGGCATCGGCCTCGAGACAGCAGAGGATCACCAGACAACGGAACGCGCGATGGACGAGACAGGGACTGCTCACTTGGCAGCCAAGTATCTCGACCAGCTCTCGAGCGGCGAGAAGCAACGGGTCGTCATTGCCCGTGCGCTGGCCCAGCACCCCCGACTCCTGCTGCTCGATGAGCCAACGGCTCATCTCGACCTCAGTCATCAAGTCGAGATTTTGGGGCTCCTCAAACGACTCAAGTCTGAAGGGGGACTCACCATAATTTTGGTCTCTCACGATCTCAACGCGGCGGCGGCGGTTTCGGACCGGCTCGTTCTGCTCAAGGAGGGGACAGTCCTGACCGCCGGCTTGCCAGAGGAGGTGATGCGACCGGAGATCTTAGAAAAGGCCTACGGCTGCGCCGTCTGGATCGACACGGATCCAGAGACGGGCAAAATCCGCATCCTGCCCCGCTTCTAA
- a CDS encoding iron ABC transporter permease: MTLGRLLWVMGILTAGLVGAIVLALSVGTVRVGFAEIFGMLFGKLFPNPVSWTETQETIVLSLRLPRTLLAGIVGSALALAGAGFQAISRNPLADPYILGVSSGAAFGVVMGVLTGLGAGTGILFLPLFGFVGALVAAVVVYGIASIDGRLPVHTLLLAGVVVSLFFSSAIMLASALMQAEELQGVVFYLMGNLRVVSYPTIGIVLGCLLIGTVLIYGQVLALNLLSAGEEAAAQLGVEPEWVKRIIFVACSLVTGAAVSASGSIAFVGLMVPHAVRLCLGSDNRLVIPASLFGGAIFLILADIVARTVAAPLELPVGVITAFVGAPFFAYLLRSRYRSVYP, from the coding sequence ATGACGCTTGGCCGTCTGCTGTGGGTCATGGGCATACTCACCGCTGGGCTCGTGGGAGCCATCGTCCTGGCCCTGTCCGTGGGGACGGTCCGGGTGGGATTTGCCGAGATCTTTGGGATGCTCTTTGGGAAGCTTTTCCCCAATCCCGTTTCCTGGACAGAAACGCAAGAGACTATCGTTCTAAGCCTGCGACTCCCCCGAACCCTCCTCGCCGGTATTGTGGGGTCGGCCTTGGCGTTAGCCGGGGCGGGATTTCAGGCGATCTCCCGGAACCCGCTGGCAGACCCCTATATCCTGGGCGTTTCAAGTGGGGCAGCCTTCGGAGTCGTGATGGGGGTCCTGACAGGCCTTGGCGCAGGGACCGGCATCCTCTTCTTGCCCCTCTTCGGCTTTGTGGGGGCATTGGTGGCGGCGGTCGTGGTTTATGGCATCGCGAGCATCGACGGTCGCCTTCCCGTCCACACTCTGCTTCTCGCTGGAGTGGTGGTCTCACTTTTCTTCTCCTCGGCCATCATGCTTGCCTCAGCCTTGATGCAGGCGGAAGAGCTTCAGGGGGTCGTGTTCTACCTGATGGGGAATCTCCGCGTCGTGAGCTATCCTACGATAGGCATCGTTCTGGGCTGCTTGCTGATCGGCACCGTGCTCATCTATGGCCAGGTCCTCGCGTTGAACCTCTTGTCGGCGGGGGAAGAGGCGGCGGCCCAGTTGGGGGTGGAACCTGAGTGGGTGAAACGGATCATCTTTGTCGCCTGCAGTCTGGTCACGGGCGCGGCGGTCTCGGCCAGCGGGTCTATCGCTTTCGTTGGCCTGATGGTTCCCCACGCTGTTCGTCTCTGCCTCGGCTCGGACAACCGTCTGGTCATCCCTGCCTCCCTCTTCGGCGGGGCAATCTTCCTGATCCTGGCGGATATCGTAGCCCGGACGGTGGCGGCACCCTTGGAGCTCCCTGTGGGGGTCATCACCGCGTTCGTGGGTGCTCCGTTCTTTGCGTACTTGCTCCGGAGCAGGTATCGGAGCGTCTATCCATGA
- a CDS encoding cobalamin-binding protein produces the protein MTGKRGVLCALSILLWVSPVKPATFVDMVGREVELQGPPRRIISLAPSLTEILYALGAGDAVVGVTDYATYPPEVEAKPSVGGGINPNLEVVVALKPDLIFVSADANRWGTLSQLERIHIPVFGVKPIGVGGVFESIQKVGEVVGRRQQAETLIAEMRRRMATVSKKVKGLARPKVLFVIWIDPLIVAGRGTVIDGLIDVAGGANVVRTLEFSRYSLEQVLVHEPDVIVLALDGGVPEDREVLRRLPGWREMRAVREGAVRVIDANLINRPGPRIVEAAEFLAGLLHPGVFRGGGP, from the coding sequence ATGACGGGGAAAAGAGGGGTTCTGTGTGCCCTCTCGATTCTGCTCTGGGTGTCACCGGTCAAACCGGCGACTTTCGTCGATATGGTGGGACGGGAGGTTGAGCTTCAAGGGCCACCCCGTCGCATCATTTCATTGGCGCCCAGCCTCACCGAGATCCTCTATGCGCTCGGCGCAGGAGATGCGGTGGTGGGGGTGACCGACTACGCCACCTATCCGCCCGAGGTCGAGGCAAAGCCGAGCGTGGGCGGCGGCATCAACCCGAACCTGGAGGTGGTCGTCGCGCTCAAACCGGACCTGATTTTCGTATCCGCTGATGCGAACCGCTGGGGGACTCTCTCTCAACTGGAGCGGATCCACATCCCGGTCTTCGGAGTGAAGCCTATAGGAGTTGGAGGGGTTTTTGAGTCCATTCAGAAGGTTGGCGAGGTGGTGGGGAGACGACAGCAGGCCGAGACGTTGATCGCCGAGATGCGGCGACGCATGGCTACCGTATCGAAGAAGGTCAAGGGACTAGCCAGACCGAAAGTCCTTTTTGTTATCTGGATCGATCCCCTCATTGTGGCCGGACGAGGGACCGTCATTGATGGACTCATCGATGTGGCGGGGGGGGCGAACGTCGTGCGGACACTCGAGTTTTCTCGGTACAGCCTTGAACAGGTTTTGGTTCATGAACCTGATGTGATCGTTCTGGCCTTAGATGGTGGCGTCCCTGAAGATCGGGAGGTCCTTCGTCGCTTGCCGGGGTGGAGAGAGATGCGGGCGGTTCGGGAAGGGGCAGTGCGAGTCATTGACGCCAATCTGATCAATCGTCCTGGGCCCAGGATCGTTGAGGCAGCGGAGTTTTTGGCGGGTCTTCTTCACCCCGGGGTCTTTCGCGGAGGTGGTCCATGA
- a CDS encoding cobyric acid synthase has protein sequence MSAKSLMVQGTASDVGKSILVAALCRILAQDGYRVAPFKAQNMALNSFVTPEGGEIGRAQAVQAQAARVVPSVLMNPILLKPTNETDAQVIVLGRPTGTFSAVAYGAEQIPALRRVVREAYERLAAEYEVVLIEGAGSPAEVNLRDRDVVNMAVADMADAPVLLVGDIDKGGVFAALVGTLELLEPVERDRVAGFVINKFRGDLTLLAPGLDFVEARTGKRVFGVVPFCRDIRLPEEDALPEHFTPGTAQENGRGLRIGVVALPHLSNFTDFDPLAAEPDVQLSYIRSPDEMAALDCLILPGSKSTAEDLTFLRDRGLADAIKRAAANGKVVVGICGGYQMLGTRIADPDHVESERNQVEGLGLLQVTTRFRREKITHQVRARCQWNECEVTGYEIHHGLSFPVDGAETAFEIVERSGQAVRIQDGAHDGSGRVWGSNIHGLFENASFRHRFLQELWETRGGSRPVSNPQGWDLEREYDRLADLVRAHLDMAAIYRLIEGKR, from the coding sequence GTGTCCGCCAAGAGCCTGATGGTCCAGGGGACCGCCTCTGATGTGGGCAAGAGCATTCTGGTGGCTGCCCTCTGCCGTATCCTCGCCCAGGACGGCTATAGGGTTGCCCCGTTCAAGGCCCAGAACATGGCCCTAAACTCCTTCGTCACCCCTGAAGGGGGTGAGATCGGGCGAGCCCAGGCGGTGCAAGCGCAGGCCGCCCGCGTCGTGCCGTCGGTCCTGATGAATCCCATCCTCCTCAAGCCGACCAACGAGACCGATGCCCAAGTGATCGTCCTCGGCCGACCGACTGGGACCTTCTCTGCCGTCGCCTACGGCGCTGAGCAGATCCCGGCGCTGCGCCGCGTGGTCCGCGAGGCCTACGAACGTCTCGCGGCGGAGTATGAGGTCGTCCTGATCGAGGGCGCAGGGTCTCCGGCCGAGGTCAACCTCCGCGACCGTGACGTGGTGAATATGGCGGTCGCCGACATGGCGGATGCACCGGTGCTCCTGGTCGGGGACATCGACAAGGGAGGTGTCTTCGCAGCGCTCGTCGGGACCCTGGAGCTGCTCGAGCCGGTGGAACGGGACCGGGTGGCCGGCTTCGTCATCAATAAATTTCGCGGGGACCTGACGCTGTTGGCTCCCGGCCTCGACTTTGTTGAGGCCCGAACCGGCAAGCGGGTCTTCGGTGTCGTCCCGTTCTGTCGCGACATCCGTCTCCCCGAAGAAGACGCGCTGCCGGAGCATTTCACGCCTGGCACGGCGCAAGAAAATGGTCGCGGCCTACGGATCGGGGTTGTCGCGCTTCCCCACCTGTCCAACTTCACCGACTTTGACCCGCTCGCCGCAGAGCCGGATGTCCAGCTCAGCTACATCCGGTCCCCAGATGAGATGGCAGCCCTCGACTGTCTCATCCTCCCCGGGAGCAAGAGCACCGCTGAAGATCTGACCTTTTTGCGTGATCGGGGCCTGGCCGATGCCATCAAGCGGGCAGCCGCAAACGGAAAAGTCGTGGTCGGCATCTGCGGCGGCTATCAGATGCTCGGGACGCGTATCGCCGACCCGGATCATGTGGAGTCAGAGCGGAACCAGGTTGAGGGCCTCGGACTCCTTCAAGTCACAACCCGCTTTCGGCGGGAGAAGATTACGCATCAGGTCCGGGCCAGGTGCCAATGGAATGAGTGTGAAGTGACAGGCTACGAGATTCATCATGGGCTTTCCTTCCCCGTGGATGGGGCCGAGACTGCCTTCGAGATCGTAGAGCGGTCAGGGCAGGCAGTGCGGATCCAGGATGGGGCTCACGACGGCAGCGGAAGGGTCTGGGGGAGCAATATTCACGGTTTGTTCGAGAACGCGTCGTTCCGGCATCGGTTTCTCCAGGAGCTTTGGGAGACGAGGGGAGGTTCTCGCCCGGTCAGCAACCCACAGGGATGGGACCTTGAGCGTGAGTACGACCGATTAGCCGACTTGGTCCGCGCCCATCTCGACATGGCCGCGATCTATCGCCTAATCGAGGGGAAGCGATGA
- a CDS encoding response regulator, which translates to MGNILIADDKNESRARLQGLLESQRLRMITACNLGMAVPMALSDPPDFIFLNMSRSREEAWTVCQALRKSCPKARILLWVEGDPTDEDIALGREAGADEVTSEIRDQSDLSKFLEVGLAEYSVTCPQCENVFSLQERPVPGARVEAQCPQCDFLIGVLHHGPEAVTVDPPINGQAKILVVEDTKLFRAYLTDILTAAGFDVMTAQDGVEALEVLMQDPPDLVITDVLMPRMHGFDLCRRIKDHPETASLPVIMMTQVYTREHHAQEARGLYRADDYITKPFEREDLLARIRRFLPHSM; encoded by the coding sequence ATGGGCAACATCCTGATCGCTGACGACAAGAATGAATCTCGAGCACGGTTGCAGGGCCTCCTCGAGTCCCAGAGGCTGAGGATGATCACCGCATGCAACCTCGGTATGGCCGTGCCGATGGCCTTGTCAGACCCTCCGGACTTCATTTTCCTCAACATGAGCCGCTCCCGAGAGGAGGCGTGGACCGTCTGTCAGGCTCTCAGAAAGTCCTGTCCGAAAGCGAGGATCCTGCTCTGGGTCGAGGGGGATCCGACCGACGAGGACATAGCGCTGGGCCGAGAAGCCGGGGCAGACGAGGTGACCTCGGAGATCCGCGATCAGTCAGATCTCTCCAAATTCTTGGAGGTAGGACTCGCCGAGTACTCTGTGACCTGTCCCCAGTGTGAAAACGTCTTTTCCTTGCAGGAGAGGCCCGTCCCGGGCGCCAGAGTGGAGGCCCAATGTCCCCAGTGCGATTTTCTCATCGGGGTGCTCCATCATGGACCGGAAGCGGTCACGGTGGATCCCCCCATCAACGGACAGGCCAAGATCCTGGTGGTGGAAGACACCAAGTTATTCCGAGCGTACCTCACCGATATTTTGACCGCGGCGGGGTTTGACGTAATGACGGCCCAGGACGGCGTAGAAGCCCTTGAGGTCCTGATGCAGGACCCTCCCGACCTGGTCATCACTGATGTCCTCATGCCCCGGATGCACGGCTTTGATCTGTGCCGCAGGATCAAGGACCATCCGGAGACTGCCTCACTACCAGTGATCATGATGACTCAAGTGTACACGCGGGAACACCATGCACAGGAAGCCCGTGGGTTGTACAGGGCAGATGATTACATTACCAAGCCCTTCGAGCGCGAAGACCTTCTCGCCCGCATTCGCCGGTTTCTCCCACACAGCATGTAA